A stretch of Clostridia bacterium DNA encodes these proteins:
- a CDS encoding ComF family protein — translation MASYKDFRQVHLKFKYGGQTQLAKTMAMLMLQAYLGNIPDASQLPALITYVPSTGVRVGQRGYNTAELLAKWLGRYMDRPVRCLLKRKNSPKQTNLATTERRENIHGVFTVNQSIQKRCINFEKQRVLLVDDVFTSGATMTEAVCTLSACGYAHIVGICFLAKH, via the coding sequence GTGGCGTCATACAAGGATTTTAGACAGGTACATTTAAAGTTTAAATATGGCGGACAAACGCAATTGGCCAAGACCATGGCCATGCTCATGCTTCAGGCTTACCTAGGCAATATTCCGGATGCAAGCCAACTGCCTGCATTGATAACCTATGTACCGAGCACCGGAGTTCGTGTGGGACAAAGGGGCTACAATACGGCGGAGCTGTTGGCAAAATGGTTGGGCCGGTATATGGACAGGCCAGTTCGGTGTCTTCTGAAGAGGAAGAATTCACCCAAGCAGACCAACCTAGCTACTACCGAGCGCCGTGAAAATATTCACGGTGTATTCACAGTGAACCAGAGCATTCAAAAGAGATGTATAAATTTTGAAAAGCAAAGGGTACTGCTCGTTGATGACGTATTTACATCAGGTGCAACCATGACAGAGGCAGTTTGCACTTTGAGTGCCTGCGGTTATGCCCATATTGTAGGAATTTGCTTTTTGGCAAAGCACTAG
- a CDS encoding competence/damage-inducible protein A, whose translation MKAEIICTGTELLLGQIVNSNAQMFSRALAEVGIDLYKITTVGDNKKRIEEAIQMAASSVDLIILNGGLGPTEDDQTREALVSVLGLGETVHQPTLDKIRAYGKKWNLPYLKNNDKVALVPEKAVVFANPVGTAPGSAVEMDGHTYILTPGPPHELEPVLNQLILPWLKQEFGLTERILSRVMKVAGIGESTAEERVRDLIASTNPTLAPTAKSGEIHFRITAKSNEEGEAIQLLDQMESDFRDRLGSHVFGKDDDTLEQAVGRLLLDKGLSISCAESCTGGLLTSSLTDVPGSSNYMQFSAITYSDQWKEEFLGVSKDVLLKRGAVSAETVQAMAAGIRKKTGADIGVAVSGIAGPDGGSLEKPVGLVYVCVDYNGTSHVKKLLLSGNRLRNKSMSVKRTLAFLYAVLVEAEA comes from the coding sequence ATGAAAGCTGAAATTATTTGTACTGGAACAGAATTGCTTTTGGGTCAGATTGTGAACAGCAATGCCCAAATGTTTTCTAGGGCATTGGCTGAAGTTGGAATTGATTTATATAAAATTACGACAGTAGGGGATAACAAGAAAAGAATAGAAGAGGCCATTCAGATGGCGGCTAGTTCAGTAGATTTGATTATTTTAAATGGAGGGTTGGGACCTACAGAAGATGACCAAACTAGAGAGGCCTTGGTGAGCGTCCTTGGCTTAGGTGAAACGGTGCATCAACCCACATTGGATAAAATTCGGGCTTATGGAAAAAAATGGAATCTTCCTTATTTGAAAAATAATGACAAAGTTGCCTTGGTACCTGAAAAAGCAGTAGTTTTTGCCAATCCAGTAGGTACTGCGCCAGGTTCCGCGGTGGAAATGGATGGACATACCTATATTCTAACACCGGGTCCACCGCATGAATTGGAGCCTGTACTTAATCAGCTAATTCTACCCTGGCTTAAACAGGAGTTTGGTTTGACAGAACGTATCCTTTCACGTGTTATGAAGGTGGCTGGTATCGGCGAATCCACAGCGGAAGAAAGAGTTCGGGACTTGATTGCCTCAACCAATCCTACGCTAGCACCGACAGCAAAAAGTGGAGAAATTCACTTCCGAATTACTGCTAAGTCTAACGAGGAGGGTGAAGCAATTCAACTCCTTGACCAAATGGAGAGTGATTTTAGGGATCGTTTAGGCTCACATGTTTTTGGCAAGGATGATGACACGTTAGAACAAGCTGTGGGACGTTTGCTGCTAGACAAGGGCTTAAGCATTTCCTGTGCAGAGTCCTGCACGGGAGGACTCTTAACGTCAAGTCTGACAGACGTACCAGGCAGTTCAAACTATATGCAATTTTCTGCCATAACATATAGCGACCAATGGAAAGAAGAATTTTTGGGTGTATCGAAGGATGTATTGCTAAAACGAGGCGCTGTTTCTGCCGAAACAGTCCAAGCCATGGCAGCAGGAATACGGAAAAAAACGGGTGCTGATATTGGTGTAGCCGTATCTGGTATAGCTGGACCGGATGGAGGAAGCTTAGAAAAACCAGTGGGTTTAGTCTATGTTTGTGTTGACTACAATGGGACGTCTCATGTCAAAAAACTGCTGCTTTCTGGCAACAGATTGCGCAACAAGTCTATGAGTGTTAAACGAACCTTGGCTTTCCTTTATGCGGTATTGGTAGAAGCGGAGGCGTAA
- a CDS encoding undecaprenyl/decaprenyl-phosphate alpha-N-acetylglucosaminyl 1-phosphate transferase: protein MIAEILLLGTIATVISLLLTPIVKRLAIKIGAVDYPNERKVHEGVMPRLGGLAIFLSFLVVSLAFAEKSSTYTGLILADLIIVLTGIADDTKGLGPKLKLMGQVLAALVLVEFGFRINFIVFPITSYIFLERASVIATVLWLVGVTNAINLIDGLDGLAAGTVLFAVFFISVSAYRIGLMPAVLLGAIFGGSILGFLPYNFNPASIFMGDTGSMLLGFNVAALAILGMTKSVTAISLLLPVVILGIPILDTLWAILRRASTGKKIFEADKKHLHHRLLNIGLSHRNTVLTIYAIDVVLGVCAMFIQSLGSWWSLVILVALAALLITMAVRLGIASDEKLDAKQEEEHES, encoded by the coding sequence GGCGGTTGATTATCCAAATGAACGTAAGGTGCATGAAGGTGTGATGCCACGTCTTGGAGGCTTGGCTATCTTTCTTTCTTTTTTGGTGGTTTCGCTAGCGTTTGCAGAAAAGAGTAGTACTTATACTGGTCTTATCTTGGCGGACCTGATTATTGTGTTGACGGGAATTGCTGATGACACGAAAGGTCTAGGACCAAAATTGAAACTGATGGGGCAAGTTTTAGCGGCCTTGGTATTGGTCGAGTTTGGTTTTCGCATTAACTTTATTGTTTTTCCCATTACCTCGTATATATTTTTAGAAAGAGCAAGCGTTATTGCGACCGTTCTCTGGCTTGTGGGTGTAACCAATGCTATCAATCTGATTGATGGCTTGGATGGATTGGCAGCAGGTACGGTTCTATTTGCCGTGTTTTTTATTAGCGTTAGTGCTTATCGGATTGGACTGATGCCAGCGGTACTGTTAGGTGCAATTTTTGGTGGCTCCATTTTAGGATTTCTACCGTATAACTTTAATCCTGCCAGCATATTCATGGGAGACACTGGTTCCATGTTATTAGGATTTAATGTTGCTGCCTTGGCTATCCTTGGGATGACAAAAAGTGTAACTGCGATTTCTCTATTACTTCCCGTAGTAATCTTGGGTATTCCCATCCTAGATACGTTATGGGCAATATTAAGACGGGCTAGTACCGGTAAGAAAATTTTTGAAGCAGATAAGAAGCATTTGCACCATAGGCTCCTTAATATTGGTCTTAGCCACCGGAATACAGTACTGACTATTTATGCGATTGATGTTGTGTTGGGTGTATGTGCCATGTTTATTCAATCACTAGGGTCATGGTGGTCCTTGGTTATTTTGGTTGCACTAGCAGCACTGTTAATTACAATGGCGGTAAGACTAGGCATTGCAAGTGATGAAAAATTGGATGCCAAACAGGAGGAAGAACATGAAAGCTGA